Proteins co-encoded in one Brassica oleracea var. oleracea cultivar TO1000 chromosome C4, BOL, whole genome shotgun sequence genomic window:
- the LOC106342649 gene encoding long chain acyl-CoA synthetase 1-like isoform X2, whose product MKSFAAKVEEGVKGENGKPSVGPVYRNLLSEKGFPPIDSEITTAWDIFCKSVEKFPGNKMLGWRPIVDKKVGPYVWKTYKEAYEEVLQIGSALRALGAEPGCRVGIYGINCPQWIIAMEACAAHTLICVPLYDTLGSGAVDYIVDHAEIDFVFVQDTKIKGLLEPDSICSKRLKAIVSFTNVSKEDSIKASEIGVKTYSWLDFLHMGREKPEEISPPKPFNTCTIMYTSGTSGDPKGVVLTHEAVATFVVGVDLFMDQFEYKMTHEDVYLSFLPLAHILDRMNEEYFFRKGASVGYYHGDLNVLRDDIQELKPTYLAGVPRVFERIHEGIQKALQELNPRRRFIFNALYKHKLSWLNRGYSHSKASPMADLIAFRKIRDKLGGRIRLLISGGAPLSPEIEEFLRVTCCCFVLQGYGLTETLGGTAMCIPDEMCMLGTVGIPAVYNEIRLEEVAEMGYDPLGENPAGEICIRGKCLFSGYYKNPKLTDEVLKDGWFHTGDIGEIQPNGVLKIIDRKKNLIKLSQGEYVALENLENIYGQNSVVQDIWVYGDSFKSMLVAVIVPNPEVVNRWAKDLGLNKPFEELCSLTELQEHIILELKSTAEKNKLKRFEYIKAVTVEIKSFDLERDLVTATLKNKRNNLLKYYQAQVDEMYRKLASKKI is encoded by the exons ATGAAGTCTTTCGCGGCAAAGGTGGAAGAAGGAGTCAAAGGGGAAAACGGGAAGCCGTCAGTAGGTCCGGTGTACCGGAATCTTTTGTCGGAAAAAGGGTTTCCTCCAATAGATTCTGAAATCACCACTGCTTGGGACATATTCTG TAAATCTGTGGAGAAATTCCCTGGCAACAAGATGCTTGGATGGCGTCCAATCGTAGATAAGAAG GTTGGACCGTATGTGTGGAAAACGTACAAGGAAGCATATGAAGAAGTTCTGCAGATTGGCTCTGCATTACGTGCTCTCGGAGCTGAGCCT GGGTGTCGAGTGGGAATCTATGGAATTAATTGTCCTCAGTGGATCATAGCAATGGAG GCTTGTGCAGCTCACACTCTAATCTGTGTACCTCTATATGATACATTGG GTTCTGGAGCCGTGGATTATATCGTTGATCACGCGGAAATCGATTTTGTATTCGTCCAAGACACCAAGATTAAAGGG CTTCTTGAGCCAGATTCCATATGTTCTAAACGGCTAAAAGCTATAGTTTCCTTCACTAATGTGAGCAAAGAAGACAGCATCAAGGCTTCAGAAATTGGAGTCAAAACGTACTCTTGGCTCGATTTTCTTCATATG GGACGTGAGAAACCGGAAGAGATTAGTCCACCTAAACCATTTAACACATGCACCATAATGTACACAAGCGGCACGAGTGGTGACCCTAAAGGTGTGGTTTTGACTCACGAAGCGGTGGCGACTTTCGTTGTTGGGGTGGATCTCTTCATGGACCAGTTCGAATACAAG ATGACACATGAAGATGTGTATCTCTCCTTCTTGCCGCTGGCTCATATTCTTGACCGTATGAATGAGGAATACTTCTTTCGCAAAGGGGCTTCCGTTGGCTATTACCATGGA GATTTGAATGTGTTACGTGATGACATTCAAGAATTGAAACCAACTTATCTAGCTGGAGTTCCAAGAGTGTTCGAGAGAATTCACGAGGGTATTCAAAAGGCTCTTCAGGAACTTAACCCTAGAAGGAGATTTATCTTCAATGCTCTCTACAAACA CAAGCTTTCATGGTTGAATCGTGGATACTCGCATAGCAAAGCTTCACCCATGGCTGATTTAATTGCTTTCAGAAAG ATTAGAGACAAATTGGGAGGTCGAATCCGGTTGCTAATATCTGGAGGAGCACCTCTGAGCCCTGAGATTGAAGAGTTCTTAAGAGTTACTTGTTGTTGCTTTGTCCTCCAAGGCTACG GTCTGACGGAGACGCTTGGAGGAACTGCTATGTGTATACCGGATGAGATGTGTATGTTAGGGACAGTCGGTATACCGGCGGTTTACAACGAGATAAGGCTTGAGGAGGTGGCTGAAATGGGCTACGACCCACTCGGTGAAAATCCAGCAGGCGAGATCTGTATAAGAGGAAAATGTTTATTTTCTGGATATTACAAGAACCCTAAACTTACTGATGAAGTCTTGAAAGACGGATGGTTCCATACAG GAGATATAGGTGAGATTCAACCAAATGGGGTGCTCAAGATAATTGATCGTAAAAAGAATTTGATCAAACTTTCTCAAGGAGAGTACGTTGCTCTTGAGAACTTGGAAAACATCTACGGTCAAAACTCTGTTGTCCAAGAT ATATGGGTTTATGGAGACAGCTTCAAATCAATGCTTGTCGCGGTGATTGTTCCAAACCCTGAAGTCGTGAACCGGTGGGCTAAAGATCTCGGTTTAAATAAACCATTCGAAGAACTATGTTCTCTCACGGAGTTGCAAGAACACATCATTTTAGAACTGAAGTCCACGGCAGAGAAGAACAAG CTAAAAAGGTTTGAGTACATCAAAGCAGTGACGGTGGAGATAAAATCTTTCGACTTAGAGAGAGACTTGGTGACTGCGACGCTCAAGAATAAGAGGAACAATCTTCTCAAGTATTATCAG GCACAAGTCGACGAGATGTACCGAAAATTGGCGTCAAAGAAA ATCTGA
- the LOC106342649 gene encoding long chain acyl-CoA synthetase 1-like isoform X1 — MKSFAAKVEEGVKGENGKPSVGPVYRNLLSEKGFPPIDSEITTAWDIFCKSVEKFPGNKMLGWRPIVDKKVGPYVWKTYKEAYEEVLQIGSALRALGAEPGCRVGIYGINCPQWIIAMEACAAHTLICVPLYDTLGSGAVDYIVDHAEIDFVFVQDTKIKGLLEPDSICSKRLKAIVSFTNVSKEDSIKASEIGVKTYSWLDFLHMGREKPEEISPPKPFNTCTIMYTSGTSGDPKGVVLTHEAVATFVVGVDLFMDQFEYKMTHEDVYLSFLPLAHILDRMNEEYFFRKGASVGYYHGDLNVLRDDIQELKPTYLAGVPRVFERIHEGIQKALQELNPRRRFIFNALYKHKLSWLNRGYSHSKASPMADLIAFRKIRDKLGGRIRLLISGGAPLSPEIEEFLRVTCCCFVLQGYGLTETLGGTAMCIPDEMCMLGTVGIPAVYNEIRLEEVAEMGYDPLGENPAGEICIRGKCLFSGYYKNPKLTDEVLKDGWFHTGDIGEIQPNGVLKIIDRKKNLIKLSQGEYVALENLENIYGQNSVVQDIWVYGDSFKSMLVAVIVPNPEVVNRWAKDLGLNKPFEELCSLTELQEHIILELKSTAEKNKLKRFEYIKAVTVEIKSFDLERDLVTATLKNKRNNLLKYYQAQVDEMYRKLASKKI; from the exons ATGAAGTCTTTCGCGGCAAAGGTGGAAGAAGGAGTCAAAGGGGAAAACGGGAAGCCGTCAGTAGGTCCGGTGTACCGGAATCTTTTGTCGGAAAAAGGGTTTCCTCCAATAGATTCTGAAATCACCACTGCTTGGGACATATTCTG TAAATCTGTGGAGAAATTCCCTGGCAACAAGATGCTTGGATGGCGTCCAATCGTAGATAAGAAG GTTGGACCGTATGTGTGGAAAACGTACAAGGAAGCATATGAAGAAGTTCTGCAGATTGGCTCTGCATTACGTGCTCTCGGAGCTGAGCCT GGGTGTCGAGTGGGAATCTATGGAATTAATTGTCCTCAGTGGATCATAGCAATGGAG GCTTGTGCAGCTCACACTCTAATCTGTGTACCTCTATATGATACATTGG GTTCTGGAGCCGTGGATTATATCGTTGATCACGCGGAAATCGATTTTGTATTCGTCCAAGACACCAAGATTAAAGGG CTTCTTGAGCCAGATTCCATATGTTCTAAACGGCTAAAAGCTATAGTTTCCTTCACTAATGTGAGCAAAGAAGACAGCATCAAGGCTTCAGAAATTGGAGTCAAAACGTACTCTTGGCTCGATTTTCTTCATATG GGACGTGAGAAACCGGAAGAGATTAGTCCACCTAAACCATTTAACACATGCACCATAATGTACACAAGCGGCACGAGTGGTGACCCTAAAGGTGTGGTTTTGACTCACGAAGCGGTGGCGACTTTCGTTGTTGGGGTGGATCTCTTCATGGACCAGTTCGAATACAAG ATGACACATGAAGATGTGTATCTCTCCTTCTTGCCGCTGGCTCATATTCTTGACCGTATGAATGAGGAATACTTCTTTCGCAAAGGGGCTTCCGTTGGCTATTACCATGGA GATTTGAATGTGTTACGTGATGACATTCAAGAATTGAAACCAACTTATCTAGCTGGAGTTCCAAGAGTGTTCGAGAGAATTCACGAGGGTATTCAAAAGGCTCTTCAGGAACTTAACCCTAGAAGGAGATTTATCTTCAATGCTCTCTACAAACA CAAGCTTTCATGGTTGAATCGTGGATACTCGCATAGCAAAGCTTCACCCATGGCTGATTTAATTGCTTTCAGAAAG ATTAGAGACAAATTGGGAGGTCGAATCCGGTTGCTAATATCTGGAGGAGCACCTCTGAGCCCTGAGATTGAAGAGTTCTTAAGAGTTACTTGTTGTTGCTTTGTCCTCCAAGGCTACG GTCTGACGGAGACGCTTGGAGGAACTGCTATGTGTATACCGGATGAGATGTGTATGTTAGGGACAGTCGGTATACCGGCGGTTTACAACGAGATAAGGCTTGAGGAGGTGGCTGAAATGGGCTACGACCCACTCGGTGAAAATCCAGCAGGCGAGATCTGTATAAGAGGAAAATGTTTATTTTCTGGATATTACAAGAACCCTAAACTTACTGATGAAGTCTTGAAAGACGGATGGTTCCATACAG GAGATATAGGTGAGATTCAACCAAATGGGGTGCTCAAGATAATTGATCGTAAAAAGAATTTGATCAAACTTTCTCAAGGAGAGTACGTTGCTCTTGAGAACTTGGAAAACATCTACGGTCAAAACTCTGTTGTCCAAGAT ATATGGGTTTATGGAGACAGCTTCAAATCAATGCTTGTCGCGGTGATTGTTCCAAACCCTGAAGTCGTGAACCGGTGGGCTAAAGATCTCGGTTTAAATAAACCATTCGAAGAACTATGTTCTCTCACGGAGTTGCAAGAACACATCATTTTAGAACTGAAGTCCACGGCAGAGAAGAACAAG CTAAAAAGGTTTGAGTACATCAAAGCAGTGACGGTGGAGATAAAATCTTTCGACTTAGAGAGAGACTTGGTGACTGCGACGCTCAAGAATAAGAGGAACAATCTTCTCAAGTATTATCAG GCACAAGTCGACGAGATGTACCGAAAATTGGCGTCAAAGAAAATCTGA